Proteins encoded by one window of Drosophila melanogaster chromosome X:
- the na gene encoding narrow abdomen, isoform G has product MIDRLQIRRLGAAARNKRAGGGGGAGGGAVGSGGAGGGGGGGGAGAVPGAAGAAGTGPITGASATAASGSSGSGGHHQHHHHSHPYSTSGINTPATASTSSSSGNSLTPQQQQQQQHPHHQSHHGHHYAHHQQHTHHHAPPHSHHPHPHPHGHPHSYPHLRHSQPASASQFSFNPSPGSSPGNGLGLGARQDAASALNSPTTIVNSGSGSGGGSSVAFGMQPQQQQQSLAGGGGGGSSATAAPSSGGGHNNGAGLGPVVGGGGGGLNLLGGLGGMGGMGGGAAAAGMGICGGISSTVGSAAITGVPPIGLGIATGIGNKIMLGRKQSLKGGEPFLADYGPEESLNESADIEWVNKLWVRRLMRLCALVSLTSVSLNTPKTFERYPSLQFITFASDTAVTLLFTAEMIAKMHIRGVLHGEVPYLKDHWCQFDASMVSFLWISIILQIFEVLEIVPKFSYLSIMRAPRPLIMIRFLRVFLKFSMPKSRINQIFKRSSQQIYNVTLFFLFFMSLYGLLGVQFFGELKNHCVMNNTEYDLYKRPILTINSLAIPDTFCSMDPDSGYQCSPGMVCMKMDFLSSYVIGFNGFEDIATSIFTVYQAASQEGWVFIMYRAIDSLPAWRAAFYFSTMIFFLAWLVKNVFIAVITETFNEIRVQFQQMWGARGHIQKTAASQILSGNDTGWRLVTIDDNKHGGLAPETCHAILRSPYFRMLVMSVILANGIVTATMTFKHDGRPRDVFYERYYYIELVFTCLLDLETLFKIYCLGWRGYYKHSIHKFELLLAAGTTLHIVPMFYPSGLTYFQVLRVVRLIKASPMLEGFVYKIFGPGKKLGSLIIFTMCLLIISSSISMQLFCFLCDFTKFESFPEAFMSMFQILTQEAWVEVMDETMIRTSKTLTPLVAVYFILYHLFVTLIVLSLFVAVILDNLELDEDIKKLKQLKFREQSAEIKETLPFRLRIFEKFPDSPQMTILHRIPNDFMLPKVRESFMKHFVIELETEDSLVENCKRPMSECWESNVVFRKQKPVRIMNKTAKVRAAGSSLRKLAITHIINDSNNQRLMLGDSAMLPVVGTKGGGGLKSQGTITHSKPWRVDQKNVRSGSIKLKQTYEHLMENGDIAAAPRANSGRARPHDLDIKLLQAKRQQAEMRRNQREEDLRENHPFFDTPLFLVPRESRFRKICQKIVHARYDARLKDPLTGKERKVQYKSLHNFLGLVTYLDWVMIFATTLSCISMMFETPNYRVMDHPTLQIAEYGFVIFMSLELALKILADGLFFTPKAYIKDVAAALDVFIYVVSTSFLCWMPLNIPTNSAAQLLMILRCVRPLRIFTLVPHMRKVVYELCRGFKEILLVSTLLILLMFIFASYGVQLYGGRLARCNDPTISRREDCVGVFMRRVFVTKMKLTPGPDESYPAMLVPRVWANPRRFNFDNIGDAMLTLFEVLSFKGWLDVRDVLIKAVGPVHAVYIHIYIFLGCMIGLTLFVGVVIANYSENKGTALLTVDQRRWCDLKKRLKIAQPLHLPPRPDGRKIRAFTYDITQHIIFKRVIAVVVLINSMLLSITWIKGEVHTERLVIVSAVLTFVFVVEVVMKNIAFTPRGYWQSRRNRYDLLVTVAGVIWIILQTILRNDLSYFFGFMVVILRFFTITGKHTTLKMLMLTVGVSVCKSFFIIFGMFLLVFFYALAGTILFGTVKYGEGIGRRANFGSPVTGVAMLFRIVTGEDWNKIMHDCMVQPPYCTLGNNYWETDCGNFTASLIYFCTFYVIITYIVLNLLVAIIMENFSLFYSNEEDALLSYADIRNFQNTWNIVDIHQRGVIPVRRVKFILRLLKGRLECDPQKDRLLFKYMCYELDKLHNGEDVTFHDVINMLSYRSVDIRKALQLEELLAREEFEYLVEEEVAKMTIRTWLEGCLKKIRAQNASKQQNSLIAGLRATNEQPVMRPNIQEDKAPLGAVDKSAISTISGAVAGACPPTSDAFSPTFSSTENEEKDGSSSAVVQLPHSETSIAGTGSSATGAATATGTSSGLGVGPPTVQSTARHVMTVGKRGYALNRSDSTGSSAGRKFLAPTSSDPQQRSTLSDKERLHITSQQRKKNSMTTLPHAGQLGQLAKQRGGGGEATKSSSFFAQLNSEIGQFHYPTINAAAAAAALHGYGHGHGHGHGGHGGHGGHGEHQMHHHHGGALGSPSAMMSQMIGGSGKLLPFNNQANAVYEVHDWWQEQVLCPQTSDDEI; this is encoded by the exons ATGATTGACCGCCTACAGATTCGTCGCTTGGGTGCAGCTGCTAGAAACAAACGCGCaggaggcggaggcggagcTGGAGGCGGAGCAGTAGGCAGCGGCGGcgccggcggaggaggaggaggaggaggagcaggggCGGTACCGGGAGCGGCTGGAGCGGCGGGAACAGGACCGATCACTGGAGCGTCAGCAACAGCGGCCAGCGGATCCAGCGGCAGTGGTggccaccaccagcaccaccaccattcGCATCCGTATTCCACGAGCGGCATCAACACGCCGGCGACGGCCAGCACCAGTTCCTCCAGCGGCAACAGCTTgacgccgcagcagcagcaacagcagcagcatccacACCATCAGTCCCATCACGGGCATCACTACGCACACCATCAGCAGCATACGCATCATCACGCGCCGCCGCACTCGCAccatccgcatccacatccgcacGGGCATCCGCATTCGTATCCACACCTGCGACACTCGCAGCCGGCGTCCGCCAGCCAGTTTAGCTTCAATCCATCGCCGGGTAGCAGTCCTGGCAACGGACTGGGACTGGGCGCTCGCCAGGATGCGGCCAGTGCGCTCAACAGTCCGACGACCATTGTGAACTCCGGtagcggcagcggcggcggcagcagcgtcGCCTTCGGAATgcagccgcaacagcagcagcagtcgttggccggcggaggaggcggtggctcATCGGCGACGGCGGCTCCATCTTCGGGCGGTGGCCACAACAATGGTGCCGGGCTGGGACCGGTCGTTGGTGGCGGCGGAGGTGGTCTCAATCTGCTCGGCGGACTGGGCGGCATGGGTGGCATGGGCGGCGGAGCAGCTGCCGCCGGCATGGGCATATGTGGCGGCATTAGCAGCACCGTGGGCAGTGCAGCCATCACCGGAGTGCCGCCCATTGGGCTGGGCATTGCCACCGGAATTGGCAACAAGATCATGCTGGGCCGGAAGCAGAGCCTCAAGGGCGGCGAACCTTTCCTCGCGGATTACGGACCGGAGGAATCGCTCAACGAGAGCGCCGACATCGAGTGGGTGAACAAGCTGTGGGTGCGCCGCCTAATGCGACTGTGTGCCCTCGTCTCACTGACCTCCGTATCACTGAACACGCCCAAGACCTTCGAGCGTTATCCGTCGCTGCAGTTCATCACCTTTGCATCGGACACGGCTGTTACGCTGCTCTTCACCGCCGAGATGATCGCCAAGATGCACATCCGTGGCGTGTTGCAT GGTGAGGTGCCTTATTTAAAAGATCACTGGTGCCAATTCGATGCTTCCATGGTCAGCTTCCTGTGGATTTCGATCATTCTGCAAATCTTCGAAGTGCTGGAGATAGTACCAAA gTTTTCCTATTTATCCATTATGAGAGCACCAAGACCCTTGATCATGATCCGCTTCCTACGCGTCTTCCTTAAATTCAGTATGCCAAAAAGTCGTATTAATCAAATCTTCAA ACGTTCGAGCCAGCAAATTTACAATGTGACACTGTTCTTCCTGTTCTTCATGTCCCTATATGGTTTGCTAGGAGTTCAGTTCTTTGGCGAACTAAAAAACCATTGTGTAATGAATAATACGGAGTACGATCTATACAAAAGACC AATTCTGACCATCAATTCACTGGCCATTCCGGATACGTTCTGCTCGATGGATCCCGACTCCGGTTACCAGTGCTCGCCGGGCATGGTTTGCATGAAAATGGACTTTCTGAGCAGCTATGTGATCGGATTCAATGGTTTCGAGGATATTGCGACTAGTATCTTTACGGTTTATCAGGCAGCCTCACAGGAGGGTTGGGTGTTCATCATGTACCGGGCCATCGATTCACTGCCGGCATGGCGTGCCGCCTTCTACTTCAGCACGATGATCTTCTTCCTGGCGTGGCTGGTGAAGAACGTGTTCATAGCGGTGATCACGGAGACCTTCAACGAGATCCGTGTGCAGTTCCAACAGATGTGGGGGGCGCGAGGTCACATCCAGAAGACGGCCGCATCGCAGATCCTGAGTGGCAACGATACCGGCTGGCGACTAGTGACCATCGATGACAACAAGCACGGCGGATTGGCGCCGGAAACGTGTCATGCGATCCTGAGATCACCATACTTTCGCATGCTAGTGATGAGCGTTATCCTGGCCAATGGCATTGTGACGGCCACAATGACCTTCAAGCACGATGGACGACCGAGGGATGTGTTCTACGAGCGGTACTACTACATCGAGCTGGTCTTCACCTGCCTGCTGGACCTGGAGACCCTTTTCAAGATCTATTGCTTGGGCTGGCGTGGATACTACAAGCATTCCATTCATAAGTTCGAACTGCTCCTGGCCGCCGGAACTACGTTGCACATCGTACCGATGTTCTATCCCTCCGGGCTGACCTATTTCCAGGTGCTACGGGTGGTGCGACTGATCAAGGCCTCACCGATGCTGGAGGGATTCGTTTACAAGATTTTCGGACCGGGCAAGAAACTCGGCTCACTGATCATCTTCACCATGTGCCTGCTGATCATCAGCTCGAGCATCTCAATGCAGCTGTTTTGCTTCCTCTGCGATTTCACTAAGTTCGAATCCTTCCCCGAAGCCTTCATGAGCATGTTTCAGATTCTCACCCAGGAGGCCTGGGTTGAGGTGATGGATGAGACAATGATCCGTACGAGCAAAACTCTCACGCCGCTGGTGGCCGTCTATTTTATACTATACCATCTGTTCGTCACCCTCATCGTGCTCAGTCTGTTCGTGGCGGTCATTTTGGACAATTTGGAACTGGACGAGGATATCAAGAAGCTCAAGCAGCTTAAGTTCCGAGAACAGAGCGCCGAAATCAAGGAGACGCTGCCCTTTCGCCTGCGCATCTTCGAAAAGTTTCCCGATTCACCACAGATGACCATTTTGCATCGCATCCCCAATGATTTTATGCTGCCCAAAGTGCGCGAGAGCTTTATGAAGCACTTCGTCATCGAGCTTGAGACGGAGGACTCGCTGGTCGAGAACTGCAAGCGACCCATGTCCGAGTGCTGGGAGTCTAATGTGGTCTTTCGCAAGCAGAAGCCCGTCCGGATCATGAACAAGACGGCCAAAGTCCGGGCCGCCGGGAGTAGTCTGCGCAAATTGGCCATCACGCATATCATTAA TGACAGCAACAACCAACGCCTGATGCTGGGCGATTCGGCCATGTTGCCCGTGGTTGGGACGAAGGGCGGCGGTGGATTGAAGTCGCAGGGTACCATCACACACTCGAAACCGTGGCGCGTTGACCAAAAGAA CGTGCGCTCCGGTTCCATCAAGCTGAAGCAAACGTACGAGCATCTTATGGAGAATGGTGACATTGCTGCCGCGCCACGTGCCAATTCTGGACGTGCACGTCCCCACGATCTGGACATCAAGTTGCtgcaggcgaagcggcagcaggCGGAGATGCGGCGCAATCAACGGGAGGAGGATCTGCGCGAGAATCATCCATTCTTCGATACACCGCTCTTTCTGGTGCCGCGCGAGAGTCGCTTCCGGAAGATTTGCCAAAAGATCGTGCATGCCCGCTACGATGCCCGACTCAAGGATCCGCTGACCGGCAAGGAGCGCAAGGTCCAGTATAAAAGCCTGCA CAACTTTCTCGGTCTGGTCACCTATCTGGACTGGGTGATGATATTCGCGACAACGCTTTCCTGCATCTCGATGATGTTTGAGACACCCAATTATCGGGTGATGGATCATCCGACGCTGCAGATCGCCGAGTACGGGTTCGTTATTTTCATGAGCCTAGAGCTGGCGCTGAAGATTCTGGCCGATGGCCTTTTCTTTACGCCAAAGGCTTATATCAAGGATGTGGCCGCCGCACTGGATGTGTTCATCTATGTGGTGTCCACGTCGTTCTTGTGCTGGATGCCCCTGAATATACCAACCAACTCGGCGGCCCAGCTCCTGATGATCCTGCGCTGCGTGCGACCGCTGCGAATCTTCACCCTGGTGCCCCATATGCGAAAGGTGGTGTACGAGTTGTGCCGCGGCTTCAAGGAGATCCTGCTCGTATCCACGCTGCTCATTCTCCTAATGTTCATCTTCGCCAGCTACGGTGTCCAGTTGTACGGCGGTCGCTTGGCCCGCTGCAATGATCCAACGATCTCGCGGCGGGAGGATTGTGTCGGTGTGTTTATGCGACGTGTTTTTGTGACCAAAATGAAGTTGACCCCGGGTCCGGATGAGTCATATCCGGCAATGCTGGTGCCGCGAGTGTGGGCCAATCCAAGGCGTTTCAACTTCGATAACATTGGAGATGCCATGCTGACGCTGTTCGAGGTGCTCTCATTCAAGGGATGGCTGGACGTGCGCGATGTTCTGATCAAGGCCGTGGGTCCG GTACATGCCGTCTATATTCACATCTATATATTCTTGGGCTGTATGATCGGTCTGACTTTGTTCGTCGGCGTGGTCATTGCCAATTATTCGGAGAACAAGGGCACTGCCCTGCTGACCGTCGACCAGAGGCGTTGGTGTGACCTCAAGAAGCGTCTGAAGATCGCTCAGCCGCTTCATCTGCCACCCAGACCCGATGGCCGAAAGATTCGTGCCTTCACCTACGACATCACTCAGCACATCATCTTTAAGAGGGTCATCGCCGTGGTGGTCCTGATCAATAGTATGCTGCTCAGCATCACG TGGATCAAGGGAGAGGTGCATACGGAACGCCTGGTGATCGTCAGTGCGGTATTGACCTTTGTCTTTGTGGTTGAGGTGGTGATGAAGAACATTGCCTTTACACCGCGGGGCTATTGGCAATCTAGGCGCAATCGCTATGACCTTCTCGTCACCGTTGCCGGTGTGATTTGGATTATATTGCAGACCATTCTGCGG AACGATCTGTCCTACTTCTTCGGCTTCATGGTGGTCATCCTGCGCTTCTTCACCATCACCGGCAAGCACACCACACTGAAGATGCTCATGTTGACCGTGGGCGTGTCTGTATGCAAGTCCTTCTTCATTATCTTTGGCATGTTTCTGCTAGTCTTCTTCTATGCGCTGGCCGGAACGATTCTCTTCG GCACCGTCAAATACGGCGAGGGCATCGGTCGACGGGCCAATTTTGGTTCACCCGTCACCGGTGTGGCCATGCTCTTCCGGATCGTCACCGGCGAGGATTGGAATAAGATCATGCACGACTGCATGGTCCAGCCGCCGTACTGCACCTTGGGCAACAACTACTGGGAGACGGATTGTGGCAACTTCACTGCCAGCCTGATATACTTCTGCACCTTCTACGTGATCATCACATATATAGTGCTCAACTTGCTAGTGG CTATTATCATGGAGAACTTTTCCCTCTTCTACTCCAACGAAGAGGATGCCCTGCTTTCGTATGCGGATATACGCAATTTCCAGAACACCTGGAACATTGTGGACATCCATCAGCGTGGAGTGATACCCGTGCGCCGGGTGAAGTTCATCCTGCGGTTGCTGAAGGGACGACTCGAGTGCGATCCGCAAAAGGATCGCCTGCTGTTCAAGTACATGTGCTATGAGCTGGACAAGCTGCACAACGGCGAGGATGTTACCTTTCACGATGTCATCAA CATGCTGAGCTATCGCTCCGTGGACATCCGGAAGGCActgcagctggaggagctACTGGCGCGCGAGGAGTTCGAGTACCTGGTTGAGGAGGAGGTGGCCAAGATGACCATTCGCACCTGGCTGGAGGGGTGCCTTAAAAAGATTAGGGCCCAAAACGCCAGC AAGCAGCAAAATTCGCTGATCGCTGGCCTGCGGGCAACCAACGAACAGCCGGTGATGCGGCCAAATATCCAGGAGGACAAGGCTCCCCTGGGTGCGGTGGACAAGTCGGCGATCAGCACGATCAGTGGAGCAGTGGCCGGCGCCTGTCCGCCAACCAGTGACGCCTTTTCGCCGACCTTTAGTTCAACGGAAAACGAGGAGAAGGACGGCAGCAGTAGTGCGGTGGTTCAGTTGCCCCACTCGGAGACATCGATAGCCGGAACCGGAAGTTCAGCGACAGGTGCAGCGACAGCGACGGGGACTTCATCGGGACTGGGCGTAGGACCACCGACTGTTCAGTCCACCGCTCGCCATGTGATGACCGTTGGCAAACGGGGCTATGCCCTCAATCGATCCGATTCAACGGGCAGTTCGGCGGGCAGGAAATTCCTGGCACCCACCTCCAGTGATCCCCAGCAGCGTTCAACGCTGAGCGACAAGGAGCGGTTGCATATCACCAGTCAGCAACGGAAAAAGAACTCGATGACCACATTGCCACATGCCGGTCAACTGGGTCAGTTGGCCAAGCAacgcggcggtggtggtgagGCCACCAAATCGTCCAGTTTCTTTGCCCAGCTGAACAGCGAGATTGGTCAGTTCCATTATCCGACAATAAACGCTGCAGCCGCCGCAGCTGCCCTGCATGGctatggacatggacatggccatggccatggtGGTCATGGTGGTCATGGTGGACATGGAGAGCACCAGatgcatcatcatcatggcGGCGCCCTGGGCAGTCCGTCGGCCATGATGAGCCAAATGATTGGTGGCAGTGGGAAGCTGTTGCCGTTCAATAACCAAGCGAATGCCGTCTACGAGGTACACGACTGGTGGCAGGAACAGGTCCTGTGTCCGCAGACCAGCGATGACGAGATCTAG